From a single Candidatus Zixiibacteriota bacterium genomic region:
- the tatC gene encoding twin-arginine translocase subunit TatC, with amino-acid sequence MLSSTRQPIFYPMAVPKDQPEPLEKASMPFLEHLEELRKRLLRAAMAVIGCAILAFYFSDEIMAYIMKPLNGVPLNNMQVAGSFYAYMKVSLIAGLVASLPIVFYQLWSFVAPGLYRREKVTILPLVIISTVLFIVGAAFCYYLALPMALKFLLGFADELITNYITVDSYISFLGFLMLAFGLSFQLPVLAYSLGRFGLITSRTLAKGRRYAIVIILAIAAVVTPTPDIFTQLLLAVPMYCLYEVSIFVVKISGRREQPAA; translated from the coding sequence TTGCTTTCGTCCACCCGCCAGCCTATCTTCTATCCCATGGCCGTCCCCAAAGACCAGCCGGAGCCGCTTGAGAAAGCGTCGATGCCGTTTCTCGAACATCTCGAGGAGCTAAGAAAGCGGCTGCTCCGGGCGGCTATGGCCGTAATCGGGTGCGCTATTCTCGCGTTCTATTTCTCCGACGAGATCATGGCCTATATCATGAAACCGCTGAATGGCGTCCCGCTGAACAATATGCAGGTGGCGGGCAGTTTCTACGCTTATATGAAGGTCTCGCTGATCGCCGGGCTGGTCGCGTCGCTGCCGATCGTCTTCTATCAGTTGTGGTCGTTTGTCGCGCCGGGGCTGTATCGCCGCGAGAAGGTGACGATTCTGCCGCTGGTGATCATCTCCACTGTGCTCTTCATTGTGGGCGCAGCTTTCTGTTACTACCTGGCCTTGCCGATGGCCCTCAAGTTCCTGCTTGGGTTTGCAGACGAGCTGATCACTAACTATATCACTGTGGACTCGTATATCAGCTTCCTCGGCTTTCTGATGCTGGCGTTCGGTTTGTCGTTCCAGTTGCCGGTTTTGGCCTATTCCCTGGGACGTTTCGGGCTTATAACGTCGCGCACCCTGGCCAAAGGGCGGCGCTACGCCATTGTGATAATCCTCGCCATAGCGGCGGTTGTGACGCCGACACCCGACATCTTCACGCAATTGCTGCTGGCGGTCCCTATGTATTGCCTTTACGAGGTCTCGATTTTTGTCGTGAAAATCTCCGGCCGGCGCGAACAACCGGCGGCTTGA
- the nrdR gene encoding transcriptional regulator NrdR, producing MKCPECGHEEDKVVDSRPHQDGRAIRRRRECLQCGKRYTTFEYIETGSITVLKTDDRREPFDRNKLLHGIKLACNKRPVTSFEIDNMVAEIEGELHATGKSEIPSKDIGELVMARLKLVDEIAYVRFASVYRKFADTAEFLEEMKRLLEK from the coding sequence ATGAAATGCCCTGAGTGCGGACATGAAGAGGATAAGGTGGTCGATAGCCGGCCGCATCAGGACGGCCGCGCCATCCGTCGCCGCCGCGAATGTCTCCAATGTGGGAAGCGATATACCACGTTTGAGTATATCGAGACCGGCTCAATAACCGTGCTCAAGACCGACGACCGTCGCGAACCGTTCGACCGCAACAAGCTCCTTCACGGTATCAAGCTGGCTTGCAACAAACGGCCGGTGACGTCGTTTGAAATCGACAACATGGTGGCCGAGATCGAGGGGGAACTGCACGCGACCGGAAAGAGCGAGATTCCATCGAAGGATATCGGCGAACTGGTAATGGCGCGATTGAAGTTAGTTGACGAGATTGCCTATGTTCGGTTCGCCTCGGTCTATCGCAAGTTCGCCGACACCGCCGAGTTTCTCGAAGAGATGAAGCGCTTGCTGGAGAAGTAG